A genome region from Sebaldella sp. S0638 includes the following:
- a CDS encoding GyrI-like domain-containing protein: MPKISNIELVKIGKQPILSVRTTTNAASLPSAIGESFRKIAEYLKEIDELMSDVPFVAYHNLDPEDMEIEIGFPVSASFPGKGDVKASFLEETLAVFCMFLGSYSDMEPLYNEMTSWIEENGYRFSGAYYEFYYNGIEFPESELLTKVFIPVIK; encoded by the coding sequence ATGCCGAAAATTTCAAACATTGAATTGGTAAAAATAGGAAAACAACCGATTTTATCAGTAAGAACTACCACTAATGCAGCTAGTCTGCCGTCTGCTATCGGGGAAAGTTTCAGAAAAATAGCAGAATATCTGAAAGAAATAGATGAACTTATGTCTGATGTTCCTTTTGTTGCTTATCACAATCTTGATCCTGAAGATATGGAGATAGAAATAGGTTTTCCCGTTTCCGCTTCTTTTCCGGGAAAAGGTGATGTGAAAGCATCATTTCTTGAGGAAACTCTTGCTGTTTTTTGTATGTTTCTGGGGTCTTACAGTGATATGGAGCCTTTATATAATGAAATGACCAGCTGGATAGAAGAAAACGGTTATAGATTTTCCGGGGCTTATTATGAATTTTATTATAACGGAATAGAATTTCCCGAAAGTGAACTGCTGACTAAAGTTTTTATTCCGGTTATAAAATAA
- a CDS encoding Hsp20/alpha crystallin family protein, whose amino-acid sequence MNKKFLPIKSTFFDDLVKRDNFFKDNLFDDFFSFKSSLPALNVSEDDYNYQIDVAYPGAKKENFTVQIKDNNLVIKYENKAESNVEEKNYHKKEFSSESFIRTLEIPGNCDLENIKSKYENGVLNINIPKLEKPEENIKTVDIE is encoded by the coding sequence ATGAACAAAAAATTTTTACCAATTAAATCTACTTTTTTTGATGATTTAGTTAAAAGAGATAATTTTTTCAAAGATAATCTCTTCGATGATTTTTTTAGTTTTAAGTCTTCTCTTCCGGCACTTAATGTTTCTGAAGATGATTATAATTATCAGATTGATGTCGCTTATCCCGGGGCAAAAAAAGAAAATTTTACAGTTCAGATAAAAGACAATAATCTGGTTATCAAGTATGAGAATAAAGCAGAGAGCAATGTAGAAGAAAAAAATTATCACAAAAAAGAATTTTCTTCAGAATCATTTATAAGAACTCTTGAGATCCCCGGAAACTGTGATCTTGAAAATATTAAGAGCAAATATGAAAACGGTGTACTGAATATAAATATTCCTAAATTGGAAAAACCGGAAGAAAATATAAAAACTGTTGATATTGAATAG